A window of Flammeovirga kamogawensis genomic DNA:
TCATTAATGGGCGGTTTAAACATGATGAGAGGTGTCTATGAAGGTAGATATAGAGATAATCATATGATTGCAGCACAAGCAGAAATACGCCAACATTTATTTTGGAGGTTAGGGATGACAGCTTTTATTTCTACTGCAGAAGTAATGAATGAATGGAATGATTTTGATGTTCGAAAATTAAAGCTTGCAGGAGGTGCAGGCTTCCGTTTAACAATTAATAAAGAAGATCGAGCTACATTGAGAGCAGACTACGGAGTAGGTCCAGATGGTAGTTCAGGGTTATATCTTACATTTGGTGAAGCTTTTTAAATATTTATTAACTTACTTCGGGAAAATGTGTTAATTTTGTGGAAACTTTATTAACCACTTCCGTTCATGAACAAACGTTTCAAAACTCCATTAATAACCGGAGCAATACTACTCGTAATCTTTGTTTTATTACGCTACATAATACCTAGTTTAGGACTAGACTATTTCAATAAAAACAGTAAAGAATTAATTGGGAGGCAAAGTACAATAGAACTACTTGACCTAAATATTTTTACAGGAGAATTGTCAATTTCCAATTTCAGACTATTTGAAGCCGATGATACAACAAAGTTTATTGGTCTAGACTCACTTTATTTAGATATTGAGTTAACAGATTTAGTTAAAAGAGAGCTTCTACTTACAGAATTAAAATTAGTTCACCCTTATGGAAAAGTGATTCAGAATAACGACTCATTTAATTTTGATGATTTAATTGAGCGTTATGCAACATCTGATTCTATCGTTATTGAAGAACCAACTGTAACTGATGAAGAAGAGCCTTTTATTGGATATACAATCAGAAATATTTCTATTGATGACGGTTTTGTTGAATTTGAAGATTTGGCAAAAAACGAAACATTCAATCTTAAAGGAGTAGGTATTGGTATTCCAGAAATTACATGGTCAAACGATCAAACATTGGTTGATTTTGGTTTTGATTTGGACAACGGAGGTTCTTTTGCTTTTAAAGCAGATTATAATATCAAGACCAATGAGTATGAACTCGATTTTGATTTACAGCAATTAAGAATTAATAAGTTAACTAATTATCTAAACGATTATTTAGAACTTAAATCAATCGATGGGTACGCGAATGCTACCTTAAATATTGTAGGAGATGCAGATCATGTTACTGATGTTTTGGTAAAAGGAGAGGCAAGTATTGATAGTTTAGTAATATTAGATACGCTTTCACAAAAAGTATTTGCTGTAGATAAAGCACTCTCTGTATTTAAATCAATTGATGTTGCTAGTAATGAGTTTAAGTTTGAGTTGTTAAAAATGGAGCACCCATATATGCGCTTCGATTTACACGAAAACACAAATAACCTCTTTCAGTTTTTTAAATTAGACGAGGAAACACAAGAGGTAGAAGTAGAAGAAAATGGAACTGTTGCAGATGACCTTCCTGAATTGAAATATCATATTGATTCGATTGCAATTATTGGTGGTGAGATGCTTTATAGAGATCAGCGAATTCCTAGAAAAGAATACAAATATGTCGTTTCTGATGTGAATGTTTATAATGGTGTTATAGGTTCAGAAGAGAAGGTTTGGGCATTTCATTCTACAGGTACTTTAAATAAAAGAGGGAAGTTAAAAGCTGATTTAAGTATAGAACCTAACAACTTCTATAATGTAACGGTTGATTATGTAATTGAGAATTTTCAAATTCAAGATTTTAGTTTCTTCTCAAATATCTATACTGGCTACCCAATATTTAAAGGAGCAATGACGTATTACGGCCATACAGATATTAAAGAAAATAAATTAGTAAGTGAGAATAAAATAAAAATCGAAGACTTTGAATTAGGACGCAAAGCAGATGGATCTTATGCTTACGGTTTACCTTTAAGGTTTGCAGTTTTCTTATTAAAAGATAAAAACGGAGATATAATTTTAGATGTTCCCGTTAAAGGTTCGTTAGATGACCCTAAGTTTAGAGTAGGTAGAATTGTTTGGCAGGTAATTAAAAACGTATGTAATAAAGTAATTGCAGCTCCTTTTAAAGCATTGGCAGGTATTTTTAAAGTTGATGAAGATGACTTAAAAGATATAAAGTTTAAACATTATACAGATACTTTACTGACAGCTAAGCATATAAAACAACTTAAGACAATAAAGAAGGTACATGATAAAAAGCCTGAACTTCAAGTGAAACTTGTTCAATTTGTAGACCGCCATAACGAGAAAGAAAATTTAGTACAGCAATATGCAGAAGATCAATATTCTATAGCAACAAGTACGAGTTCTATTAAGCAAGTAGCTGCAGATCCTATTGATTTTAGGACATATCTTATGAATAACCTCTATGCAAGAATGGATTCTTCTTTGGTAACAGTTGATTCAACATCTAGTATAGAAGAAGTTTGTTGGTTATTTGTAGGAGAAGATAAGGCAGATTCTTTAGAAACAAGGATACTAGCCACACGTCAAAGAATTTTAGTTGATTACATAGCAGATGAATTACCTGAGATTAAAGACGCTGTAAGTATAAAGACAGCAAAAGAAACAGAAGGGAGCAATGTTGGGAGTCTTCCTTTATTTGATCTTGAATATTCTATTGAGGATATGTAAAAAATATAAAGTTTTTAAAAAAGGCAACTTTTCAGATCGGAAAGTTGCCTTTTTTAATAATCTAAGAAAAATGTGTGGTATTCTAATTTTATTAAAAATCAACCTCGAATCTCACATTGTAAGAAATTTACAATAGTTGTAAATGAGGTTTATTGTTGATGGGGAATATTAATTAATTTTTACTATTTCATTACAATAAAAGACGGGCAATTAAAAAGTAGAAAATTCTACTTTGAGTAGATGTATATAGCCGTTATTAGTTAAAATGGTAAAAGCGCAAGTTTTTAGCTAATTTTTTTTGAAGAAATTTAATGCTAGTAATACAAATTATCTTTTAATCTCAATATTTACGTTGTTTGTCGAAATATTAGAAAAGTGCAATTTTAAACTATCAACTACATGTGTTCACATAGCGCCTATTTTTCATTCAGTCAAGTAAATTAGTAGAAATTTTTTTTATTTTTTTTTTGATAAATCATCCTTTCAATTCCTTGCAAAACTGCCAAAAACACTATTTATTTGTTAGAACGATGGTGCCAGACATAAGATTTAAATTTTATGTAAGGTGAAAAGGGAATTAGGTGAAAATCCTATGCTGATCCCGCAGCTGTAAAGCACGAGAACTTGTTTAAACTATATCCACTATACTTAGATGATTATGGGAAGGATAGGCAAGTAGTGCTGAGCCAGAAGACCTGCCATCGTGTGCTGAATATTTTCTTCGGGAAAAATAAGAAAAGCCAAAACAAATCGTCTGAATAACAATTATACATATTAGTATTGTCTACAGACCTTTGCGTTGTGAACAACAGCAAGATTTTTATTGTGTGAGGTGAACTATCACCTGTGTTGTAATAAATGAAAAACTTTAATTTTTATGAGTTTATTAGATAAACGAGTTGCTTACAAACCTTTTGAATACCCAAAAGCACAAGAATTTATAGATGCAATCCATCAAACTTTCTGGATACATTCAGAAGTAAATTTTGATGCGGATATTCAACAATTCAAAACAAATCTTTCAGATCATGAAAGAGAAGTTATTGGAAATATTTTAAAAACATTTGCTCAAACTGAAACAAATGTTCAAGATGATTTTTGGGGTGTTGTAGGGCAATATATACCTAAGCCAGAAATTGCAGCAATGGCAATTACTTTTGCTGAAAATGAAGCAAGACATGCTTCGGCATATGCTCGTTTAAATGAACTTCTAGATCTTGATAATTTCGAGGAATTCCTTGAGGATGAGACAGCAATGGAACGTTTAGAAATGCTTTCTAAAGTAACTGTTGATGAAACAGGGAAACCATCGCCAACAGACTTATTACAAAGTATTGCTATATTTTCTTGTTTTACTGAGAATGTAAACCTTTTCTCTCAGTTTGCAATATTACTATCCTTTAAAAAGTTCAAAAACGAACTAAAAGGAATTGGTAATATAATTAAGTGGAGTGCAAAAGATGAAAATTCACATGCCCGTGCAGGAATGTGGTTGTACAATACTTTAATTTCTGAATATTCAGAATTGAATACACCAGAATTACAAGAACGTATTTACGAAGCAGCAAAAATATCACACGATGTTGAAGTGCGTTTATTAAATGGAATTTTTGAGAAAGGAGAGATGCCTTTCTTACCAGTAAATCAATTGATCCATTTTATGCGTGATAGACTTAATAAAAGTCTTACTGAAATAGGATTAAAAGCAATTTTTGAAGTAGATCAAGAAGTACTTAAAGAAATGCAATGGTTTGACGAAGAAGTATTCGGACATGCTCATGACGACTTCTTTGCAGTACGACCTACAGAATATACTAAAAAGTCTCAATCTGTAACAGCAGACGACTTATTTTAATAAAAATTCTCTATATATCCTCTTATCATTTTTATTTCCTTTAGTTTAAATGGTAAGAGGGACTTACACCAAATATATCACCACCTCAGTTCCACAACTTATGTCAGAAATTAACACTGCACCGGAAGTTTCACAATTAGATCCTCACCCAAAATGGATGACAAGCGAAGGCTTGCAAACACTAAAAAATGGTTATTTATTAGAAGGTGAAACAGTACGAGATGCTGTTACACGTATTTCTAAATCTGCTGCTGCTAAATTAAAACGTCCTGATTTCGAGAAGAGATTCTTTGATGCTATATGGAATAATTATTTATGTCCAGCTTCACCTGTATGGTCTAATATGGGTACAGAAAGAGGATTGCCAATTAGTTGTTTTGGTAGTTATGTACCAGATAGTATTGCAGGTATTGGTTCTACACTAGCCGAGGTAATGATGATGTCTAAAATTGGAGGAGGTACTTCAATTAACGTTTCAGATGTTCGTCCACGTGGTGCTGAAATTACAAATAACGGAACAAGTAATGGTGTATATCCTTTCTTAGAGATGTTTGATTCTGTAATTAATGGAACAAACCAAGGGAATACACGTAGAGGTATGCTTGCCGCTTATTTAGATGTTGAACATGCTGATATTGATGAGTTTTTGACAATTAAGGATGTCGGGAAATCAATCCAAAATATTTTTATGGGCGTTTCTGTTTCTGATAACTTTATCCAAAAAGTTAAAGAAGGTGATAGAAGAAGCCGTGAGGTTTGGGCAAAAGTTTTAAAGTCTCGTATAGAGAAGGGTATACCTTACATTCTTTATAAAGACAATGCAAACAACCAACGCCCAAGATGGTATAAAGATCAGAATATGGAGATTAAAGCTTCAAATTTATGTTCTGAAATTATGCTTCCATCGAGTGAAGATGAATCATTTGTTTGTTGTTTATCTTCTTTAAATTTAGTGCGTTACGACGAGTGGAAAGATACTGATTTAGTAGAAACAGCAACTTTCTTTTTGGATGCCGTAATGGAAGAATTCATTGAGAAAGCAACAGGAATTGAGCATATGGAAAGAGCAGTTAATTTTGCTAAAAACCATAGAGCTTTAGGTCTTGGTGTTTTAGGCTGGCACAGTTTCTTACAAAAGAAAAAGATTCCATTTGTTGGTATTGCAGCAGATTCTTGGACTAGAATTATATTCAAGCAAATTAAAGAACAATCTATTAGAGCATCTGAGAAATTAGCAGTAGCTTATGGCGAACCTAAAGTAATGATGGATACTGGTAGAAGAAATACTACATTACTAACTGTTGCTCCAACAACTTCTAATGCTTTAATAGCTGGAGGATACAGTACAGGTATTGAGCCAATTGCTAGTAACTACTATGTAATGGATTCAGCAAAAGGAGCATTTACACGTAAAAACAAGCAATTAGAAGAATTACTTGATGAGAAAGGATTGAATACATCCGATGTTTGGAAACAAATTCTAGCAGATGGAGGTTCGGTACAAAATATTGGAGGTTTAACTGAGGAAGAGAAAGAATTGTTCTTAACGTTTAAAGAAATTAATCAAATGCAGATTGTACGTCAGGCTGCATTAAGACAAACATTCTTAGACCAATCTCAGAGTTTAAATCTTAATTTCCCACCAACAACATCTGTAAAAGATATAAATTCAGTAATGTTAGAAGCTCACGCTTTAGGAGTGAAAACATTATATTACCAAAGAAGTGAAAGTATACTGAGAACACAAATGAATGTGACTCAAGATACATGTGTTTCTTGTGAAGGTTAGAGATAACTAAGAAATACCTTCTAAAAGAATAAAGCTGTTAGGCAATGAAGTTAATTCATGCTTAACAGCTTTTTTTATTTGATTTTTATCGCTGATCAAATAAATGTTCTATCGCTTACACTTTGATAATTAAGGGGAGATTTAAATTTCTTGACAAGACCCTCCGGATGCTAAAATAGCAAGAGGAGGGCTTGTCTATAAGTATGGCGGGAGAGTGTCCCCGCGCTCATAAATGAGCCAAATTAATTATTTCAATGTCATTATAACATTGAATGGTTCTGTTAAGAACAAGAAGAGTCGGAGATATATTAAAAATATTCCTACTTTCATTGGTTAGAAAGTGTTTTCAATTATAACTAATATGCTAC
This region includes:
- a CDS encoding ribonucleoside-diphosphate reductase subunit alpha; translated protein: MSEINTAPEVSQLDPHPKWMTSEGLQTLKNGYLLEGETVRDAVTRISKSAAAKLKRPDFEKRFFDAIWNNYLCPASPVWSNMGTERGLPISCFGSYVPDSIAGIGSTLAEVMMMSKIGGGTSINVSDVRPRGAEITNNGTSNGVYPFLEMFDSVINGTNQGNTRRGMLAAYLDVEHADIDEFLTIKDVGKSIQNIFMGVSVSDNFIQKVKEGDRRSREVWAKVLKSRIEKGIPYILYKDNANNQRPRWYKDQNMEIKASNLCSEIMLPSSEDESFVCCLSSLNLVRYDEWKDTDLVETATFFLDAVMEEFIEKATGIEHMERAVNFAKNHRALGLGVLGWHSFLQKKKIPFVGIAADSWTRIIFKQIKEQSIRASEKLAVAYGEPKVMMDTGRRNTTLLTVAPTTSNALIAGGYSTGIEPIASNYYVMDSAKGAFTRKNKQLEELLDEKGLNTSDVWKQILADGGSVQNIGGLTEEEKELFLTFKEINQMQIVRQAALRQTFLDQSQSLNLNFPPTTSVKDINSVMLEAHALGVKTLYYQRSESILRTQMNVTQDTCVSCEG
- a CDS encoding ribonucleotide-diphosphate reductase subunit beta, with product MSLLDKRVAYKPFEYPKAQEFIDAIHQTFWIHSEVNFDADIQQFKTNLSDHEREVIGNILKTFAQTETNVQDDFWGVVGQYIPKPEIAAMAITFAENEARHASAYARLNELLDLDNFEEFLEDETAMERLEMLSKVTVDETGKPSPTDLLQSIAIFSCFTENVNLFSQFAILLSFKKFKNELKGIGNIIKWSAKDENSHARAGMWLYNTLISEYSELNTPELQERIYEAAKISHDVEVRLLNGIFEKGEMPFLPVNQLIHFMRDRLNKSLTEIGLKAIFEVDQEVLKEMQWFDEEVFGHAHDDFFAVRPTEYTKKSQSVTADDLF
- a CDS encoding DUF748 domain-containing protein → MNKRFKTPLITGAILLVIFVLLRYIIPSLGLDYFNKNSKELIGRQSTIELLDLNIFTGELSISNFRLFEADDTTKFIGLDSLYLDIELTDLVKRELLLTELKLVHPYGKVIQNNDSFNFDDLIERYATSDSIVIEEPTVTDEEEPFIGYTIRNISIDDGFVEFEDLAKNETFNLKGVGIGIPEITWSNDQTLVDFGFDLDNGGSFAFKADYNIKTNEYELDFDLQQLRINKLTNYLNDYLELKSIDGYANATLNIVGDADHVTDVLVKGEASIDSLVILDTLSQKVFAVDKALSVFKSIDVASNEFKFELLKMEHPYMRFDLHENTNNLFQFFKLDEETQEVEVEENGTVADDLPELKYHIDSIAIIGGEMLYRDQRIPRKEYKYVVSDVNVYNGVIGSEEKVWAFHSTGTLNKRGKLKADLSIEPNNFYNVTVDYVIENFQIQDFSFFSNIYTGYPIFKGAMTYYGHTDIKENKLVSENKIKIEDFELGRKADGSYAYGLPLRFAVFLLKDKNGDIILDVPVKGSLDDPKFRVGRIVWQVIKNVCNKVIAAPFKALAGIFKVDEDDLKDIKFKHYTDTLLTAKHIKQLKTIKKVHDKKPELQVKLVQFVDRHNEKENLVQQYAEDQYSIATSTSSIKQVAADPIDFRTYLMNNLYARMDSSLVTVDSTSSIEEVCWLFVGEDKADSLETRILATRQRILVDYIADELPEIKDAVSIKTAKETEGSNVGSLPLFDLEYSIEDM